The Achromobacter pestifer genome includes a region encoding these proteins:
- a CDS encoding ABC transporter permease yields the protein MQLTTAINPVKPRRRRLPANAAIGGVIIAIVVGAALIGAVWTPRDPLGISFASRLKPPSAQFWLGTDEFGRDVLSRLMVGASTSVWISLLTVSFSIVLGTAIGVLTGFVRGWTDRIIMAFNNALLAFPGLLLALGLLAVVGANKYGIILALGLAYTPSVTRIVRGTVLSLREKEFIESSRVLGNSELYTMFRHVLPNCVAPLTVLATSMFGWVILAESALSFLGLGVPPPAPTWGNMLASARPFMAQATYLSIFPGICISLTLLGINLLGDAVRDRLDPRMRTGE from the coding sequence ATGCAACTGACTACAGCCATCAATCCCGTAAAGCCCCGGCGCCGCCGCCTGCCCGCCAACGCGGCCATAGGCGGGGTCATCATCGCGATCGTCGTGGGCGCGGCCCTCATCGGCGCCGTCTGGACCCCGCGCGACCCGCTGGGCATCAGCTTCGCGTCCCGGCTCAAGCCGCCAAGCGCCCAGTTCTGGCTGGGCACCGATGAGTTCGGCCGCGACGTGCTCAGCCGCTTGATGGTGGGCGCCTCGACCAGCGTCTGGATCAGCCTGCTGACCGTCTCGTTCTCCATCGTGCTGGGCACCGCCATCGGCGTGTTGACCGGTTTTGTGCGGGGCTGGACCGACCGCATCATCATGGCCTTCAACAATGCGCTGCTGGCCTTTCCCGGCCTGCTGCTGGCGCTGGGCCTGCTGGCAGTAGTAGGCGCCAACAAGTACGGCATCATCCTGGCGCTGGGCCTGGCCTACACGCCGTCGGTGACGCGCATCGTGCGCGGCACGGTGCTGTCGCTGCGCGAGAAGGAGTTCATCGAATCCTCGCGCGTGCTGGGCAACTCCGAGCTCTACACCATGTTCCGCCACGTGCTGCCCAATTGCGTGGCGCCGCTGACGGTGCTGGCGACGTCCATGTTCGGCTGGGTCATCCTGGCCGAGAGCGCCCTGTCTTTCCTGGGCCTGGGCGTGCCGCCGCCCGCGCCCACCTGGGGCAACATGCTGGCCTCGGCCCGTCCGTTCATGGCGCAAGCGACGTATCTGAGCATCTTCCCCGGCATCTGCATTTCGCTGACGCTGCTGGGCATCAACTTGCTGGGCGACGCCGTGCGCGACCGCCTGGATCCGCGCATGCGCACGGGTGAATGA
- a CDS encoding ABC transporter permease — protein sequence MLRFALSRIGMAIPTLLIVSVAVFVLIRMIPGDPAQLLLGDLADPASLEELRQRMGLDLSWPAQFALWFGNLLQGDLGKSITTGQAVLSLVWDRFLVSAPIVLAAVAAAALVAVPAGIIAAWRQNRATDIALVGMATLLVSIPTFWLGLLLLLLLGLKLEWLPVVGYVSVSEDAVAGLLYLAMPILTLFLHEIGVLMRMARASALEVLRLDYVTHARAKGLSERAVLTHHVFKNSFGPTWTLIGLVLGNLLGGIAVVETVFTIPGLGRLLVDSIFARDYPVIQGCLLFVAVIYVLVNLFVDLLYPAFDPRVGAE from the coding sequence ATGCTTCGCTTCGCACTCTCGCGCATCGGAATGGCCATACCGACACTGCTGATTGTGTCCGTCGCCGTTTTCGTGCTGATCCGCATGATCCCGGGCGATCCGGCCCAATTGCTGCTGGGCGACCTTGCCGACCCCGCCAGCCTGGAAGAACTGCGCCAGCGCATGGGCCTGGACCTGTCCTGGCCCGCGCAGTTCGCCTTGTGGTTCGGCAACCTGCTGCAGGGCGACCTGGGGAAATCCATTACCACCGGCCAGGCGGTGCTGTCCCTGGTCTGGGACCGCTTCCTGGTCAGCGCCCCCATCGTGCTGGCCGCCGTGGCGGCCGCCGCCCTGGTCGCGGTGCCGGCCGGCATCATCGCCGCCTGGCGCCAGAACCGCGCCACCGACATCGCGCTGGTCGGCATGGCCACGCTGCTGGTGTCCATCCCCACCTTCTGGCTGGGCCTGCTGCTGTTGCTGCTGCTGGGACTGAAGCTGGAATGGCTGCCGGTCGTGGGCTACGTGTCGGTGTCGGAGGACGCGGTCGCGGGCCTGCTGTACCTGGCCATGCCCATCCTGACACTGTTTCTGCATGAAATCGGCGTGCTGATGCGCATGGCGCGCGCAAGCGCCCTGGAAGTCCTGCGCCTGGATTACGTGACCCATGCCCGCGCCAAGGGCTTGAGCGAGCGTGCGGTGCTGACCCATCACGTATTCAAGAATTCCTTCGGCCCCACCTGGACCCTGATCGGGCTGGTGCTCGGCAACCTGCTGGGCGGCATCGCGGTGGTCGAGACCGTGTTCACCATACCCGGCCTGGGCCGCCTGCTGGTCGATTCCATCTTCGCCCGCGACTACCCGGTGATCCAGGGTTGCCTGCTGTTCGTCGCGGTCATCTACGTGCTGGTCAACCTGTTCGTCGACCTGCTCTATCCCGCCTTCGATCCCCGCGTTGGAGCGGAGTAA
- a CDS encoding LysR substrate-binding domain-containing protein, producing MSSIRFFRTFVAVARSGSFAAASERVSLTPAAVSLQMRTLEDDLGVTLFDRSGKIVSLSEGGHRLLPRAEQLLALYDDLRDGPGGDELVGSIDVGSVGTSMAFLARAVLTLRDSHPKLNVQPVISFSGDLSLRVRAGELDAALAVKNAHKLPSGTQWTPLYTEPFVFIANRQAAGKADVASLMARRLFLRPSRDTHTGALIDAFIRRNRLKFGDYLEINSLRTMVELVHQDVGVTIVPLTRAAHWEEDPRLRVAYFDDPSAQRTVGLFENEARSHLTSALRRVLLATIEQDAQVRR from the coding sequence ATGAGCTCGATCCGCTTCTTCCGCACCTTTGTCGCCGTAGCGCGCAGCGGGTCGTTCGCCGCCGCGTCGGAGCGGGTGTCGCTCACGCCGGCCGCGGTCAGCTTGCAGATGCGCACCCTGGAGGACGACCTGGGAGTCACCCTGTTCGACCGCAGCGGCAAGATCGTGTCCCTGAGCGAAGGCGGACACCGGCTGCTGCCGCGGGCCGAACAGCTGCTGGCGCTGTACGATGACCTGCGCGACGGCCCCGGCGGCGACGAGCTGGTGGGATCCATCGACGTGGGCTCGGTGGGCACGTCCATGGCGTTCCTGGCGCGCGCCGTACTGACCTTGCGGGACTCGCATCCCAAGCTCAACGTGCAGCCGGTGATCAGTTTTTCCGGCGACCTGTCGCTGCGCGTACGGGCAGGGGAGCTGGACGCGGCGCTGGCGGTCAAGAACGCCCACAAGCTGCCTTCTGGCACGCAGTGGACGCCGCTTTACACCGAACCGTTCGTGTTCATCGCCAACCGCCAGGCGGCGGGCAAGGCGGACGTGGCCAGCCTGATGGCGCGGCGGCTCTTCCTGCGGCCTTCGCGCGACACGCATACGGGGGCGCTGATCGATGCCTTCATACGCAGGAACCGTCTGAAGTTCGGCGACTACCTGGAAATCAATTCGCTGCGGACCATGGTCGAACTGGTCCACCAGGATGTCGGCGTGACCATCGTGCCGCTCACGCGCGCGGCGCACTGGGAAGAAGATCCGCGGCTGCGAGTGGCCTACTTCGATGATCCCTCCGCGCAACGGACCGTCGGACTGTTCGAGAACGAGGCGCGCAGCCATCTGACCAGCGCGCTCAGGCGCGTTCTGCTGGCCACGATCGAGCAGGATGCCCAGGTCAGGCGGTGA
- a CDS encoding ATP-binding cassette domain-containing protein, with amino-acid sequence MTNPYIALEGVSYVLPDGETLFSGLNEQFDLRPTGLVGRNGVGKSVLARILAGLLPPASGRCLRSGSVHYLAQQAAPRVAETVAGLAGMQATLAALGRIEAGSAAAEDFDIVGERWDARLALQQELERCGLGHLDAATPAAALSGGEAMRVALIGALLSDADFLILDEPTNHLDRPNRLALAEQLRRWPRGLLVISHDRQLLEAMQRIVELSTLGLRGYGGGYSFYAQRKEDERCNALSLLELRKHERQREEQALREQRERQERRQARGNRQARDANQAKILLGRQKARSETSAGKLRHQHAAASEQLVLRVREAAARVDDQDAIVLHAPPAAMPAQRRVAELDAVELPFVPAATRCIDLTLGGQQRVGVVGPNGCGKSTLLKVLAGQLQASGGTCRVAAKAVYMDQGLAMLAPQLPVLAQLQAANRGATEADLRTRLAQLGLDARKIAAPSGALSGGERLKAALACALYADPPAQLLLLDEPSNHLDLPSMQALEAMLRAYRGALVVVSHDDAFMDSLDLTHRLAAGGGGWRLDTI; translated from the coding sequence ATGACGAATCCCTATATCGCGCTGGAAGGCGTGTCTTATGTTCTGCCGGATGGCGAAACGCTATTCTCCGGTCTCAACGAACAGTTCGACCTGCGGCCTACCGGGCTGGTGGGCCGCAATGGCGTGGGCAAGAGCGTGCTGGCCCGCATTCTTGCCGGCCTGCTGCCACCCGCCAGCGGCCGTTGCCTGCGCTCGGGCAGCGTGCATTACCTGGCCCAGCAGGCCGCGCCGCGTGTGGCAGAGACCGTGGCCGGCCTGGCGGGCATGCAGGCCACGCTGGCTGCGTTGGGGCGCATCGAAGCGGGCAGCGCCGCCGCCGAGGACTTCGACATCGTGGGCGAGCGCTGGGACGCGCGCCTCGCCTTGCAGCAGGAACTGGAGCGCTGCGGCCTGGGTCATCTGGATGCCGCGACGCCGGCCGCCGCGCTCAGCGGCGGCGAGGCCATGCGTGTCGCCTTGATCGGCGCCTTGCTGTCGGACGCCGACTTCCTGATCCTGGACGAACCTACCAACCATCTAGACAGGCCGAACCGGCTGGCCCTGGCCGAGCAGCTACGGCGCTGGCCGCGCGGTTTGCTGGTGATCAGCCACGACCGGCAACTGCTGGAGGCGATGCAGCGCATCGTGGAACTGTCCACGCTGGGACTGCGCGGGTATGGGGGTGGCTACAGCTTTTACGCGCAGCGCAAGGAAGATGAGCGGTGCAACGCGCTGTCGCTGCTGGAGCTGCGCAAGCATGAGCGCCAACGCGAAGAACAGGCCCTGCGCGAACAGCGCGAACGCCAGGAACGCCGTCAGGCGCGCGGCAACCGCCAGGCGCGCGACGCCAACCAGGCCAAGATCCTGCTGGGCCGGCAGAAGGCGCGCAGCGAAACCTCCGCGGGCAAGCTGCGCCACCAGCATGCGGCGGCCAGCGAGCAGCTTGTCTTGCGCGTGCGCGAGGCGGCCGCGCGGGTCGACGACCAGGACGCCATCGTGCTGCATGCGCCGCCAGCCGCGATGCCAGCGCAGCGCCGTGTCGCCGAACTGGACGCGGTGGAGCTGCCGTTTGTCCCGGCCGCCACGCGCTGTATCGACCTGACGCTGGGCGGGCAGCAGCGGGTGGGGGTGGTCGGTCCGAACGGCTGCGGCAAGTCGACCTTGCTCAAGGTGCTGGCGGGACAACTGCAGGCATCGGGCGGAACCTGCCGGGTCGCGGCAAAGGCCGTGTATATGGATCAGGGGCTGGCCATGCTGGCGCCGCAGCTGCCCGTGCTGGCGCAGTTGCAGGCGGCCAATCGCGGCGCGACGGAAGCAGACTTGCGCACGCGCCTGGCCCAGCTGGGTCTGGACGCGCGCAAGATCGCGGCGCCCAGCGGCGCGCTCAGCGGAGGAGAGCGCCTGAAGGCCGCGCTGGCCTGCGCGCTGTATGCCGATCCGCCCGCGCAGCTGCTGTTGCTGGATGAACCCAGCAATCACCTGGATCTGCCTTCGATGCAGGCATTGGAGGCGATGCTGCGCGCCTACCGGGGCGCCCTGGTGGTGGTGTCCCATGACGACGCGTTCATGGACAGCCTGGACCTGACGCACCGGCTGGCCGCGGGCGGCGGCGGCTGGCGCCTGGATACTATCTGA
- a CDS encoding GNAT family N-acetyltransferase, with amino-acid sequence MNTLTYRPATADDVPACLTIRGQTRENAFSVEELRALGITVDSWAAGVRAGDLPGFVACAHGRVTGYCFGDRDTGEIVVLALLPESENQGAGKTLLQLVVQHLASLGHERLFLACASDPAVRSHGFYRHLGWIPTGERDEAGDDILELSIR; translated from the coding sequence ATGAACACACTGACATACCGCCCCGCCACCGCCGACGACGTCCCTGCCTGCCTGACGATCCGTGGCCAGACGAGAGAGAACGCATTTTCCGTGGAGGAACTGCGCGCGCTGGGCATCACCGTGGACAGCTGGGCCGCCGGTGTGCGCGCGGGCGACCTGCCCGGCTTCGTCGCTTGCGCGCACGGCCGGGTGACAGGCTACTGTTTCGGCGACCGCGATACCGGCGAAATCGTGGTGCTGGCCCTGCTGCCCGAAAGCGAGAACCAGGGCGCGGGCAAGACGCTGCTGCAATTGGTGGTCCAGCATCTGGCAAGCCTGGGACATGAACGCCTGTTCCTGGCCTGCGCCAGCGATCCCGCCGTGCGTTCTCACGGCTTCTACCGGCACCTGGGCTGGATCCCCACCGGCGAACGGGACGAAGCCGGCGACGACATCCTGGAACTGTCGATCAGATAG